Below is a window of bacterium DNA.
TAATCACGCCGACTTCACTTCAGAACTACCTCTCCTCGAGCGTCAAGCGGACTCTGAGGCGCCTCTACACGACCCCAGTCATACAGACCCCGTGGCTGGCTGGCGGGTTGAGTCGGGATTTCGTGATTGCAGACGTGTCGCCGATCCTCGAGGAGCGCAGACGAGTTGCTGCTCCACGCGTACGCCACCTGACCAGGGCGCTCTTCAAGCACGAGGTCATCGCGACGGTGAAGTCGCTCCGCGGCTTTCGCAAGGGAGTGCATCACGTCCCACAGTACGCATCCTCTTCGGCTCATGGTTTCATACATTCCATAGCCGAGGACGAGCTTCGGGAGGATGTGGACGAGGTGTTCCGAGCGCTGAGGACGCACTTCAAGTTCAAGCGCAAGGATCTCACTCTGTCACCTCCGGAGGACGGAGGCGCCTCGATTCTGACCCCTGACTTCGACTACCACGTCAGCGTGCGTCTCGACGAAGATGATCTATCACAGGTCGTCTGGTGCCGCGAAGTGAGCAATGTCCGCGCGCCTGATGTCATTGAGAGCGACTCATTCAACGACGTGTTCGACGACAAGTTCGACACCATCGAGCTTCGCTTCGATGGCGTGGTGGACATTGAGGAGTTGATCACGCGAATGGAGGACGTACTGCCCGATGATGTTTCCCTGGACTACGGCACCGATGACTCCTATTGCGAGCTGGTACCCGAACACGCATCCTACCGGATACGCATTGAATCGAAGACACTCTCCGTTGTCCGTGATCACCGCACGTCACCGCGCCAGCTACTGCTTGACTTCCAGGGTTTCCAGAAGCTGCTGTCCGGTCGCGAGCTGATGAAGGCTCTGCCCTGGGGTAAGGCGAAGGGAGCAAGCTAGCCGTCATCAAGCCCATCAAGCCAGCTTGACACCCTCAGCCGCCTGATCGATGCTCAATGGTGAGGGGAC
It encodes the following:
- a CDS encoding caspase family protein, with amino-acid sequence MPTKKALVIAVEDYQDPHIKPVTFAKADAEAFAAVLESHGLEKRDIWPLINQGATQGILRSKLRLFTASLDPEDTAFVFYAGHGFADQNKNYLTCHDSQVPDLVGTSISMQSVFDGLRKSAAKHVIMFFDSCHSGLVLDESMRGIYSDLSEEELDDFFSESKSRLCFTACRSDEVSRSNATLGHGIWTYHLIEAFAANAPEATEKASLITPTSLQNYLSSSVKRTLRRLYTTPVIQTPWLAGGLSRDFVIADVSPILEERRRVAAPRVRHLTRALFKHEVIATVKSLRGFRKGVHHVPQYASSSAHGFIHSIAEDELREDVDEVFRALRTHFKFKRKDLTLSPPEDGGASILTPDFDYHVSVRLDEDDLSQVVWCREVSNVRAPDVIESDSFNDVFDDKFDTIELRFDGVVDIEELITRMEDVLPDDVSLDYGTDDSYCELVPEHASYRIRIESKTLSVVRDHRTSPRQLLLDFQGFQKLLSGRELMKALPWGKAKGAS